The Cololabis saira isolate AMF1-May2022 chromosome 20, fColSai1.1, whole genome shotgun sequence genome includes a window with the following:
- the slc25a11 gene encoding mitochondrial 2-oxoglutarate/malate carrier protein has translation MAQAKPKTSPKAIKFLFGGLAGMGATVFVQPLDLVKNRMQLSGQGTTAREYKTSFHALFSILKNEGVGGIYTGLSAGLLRQATYTTTRLGIYTILFEKMTGEDGRPPNFFLKALIGMTAGATGAFVGTPAEVALIRMTADGRLPADQRRGYSNVFNALARITREEGLTTLWRGCIPTMARAVVVNAAQLASYSQTKQALLDSGYFGDDILCHFCASMISGLVTTAASMPVDIVKTRIQSMRMIDGKPEYKNGLDVLMKVVGKEGFFSLWKGFTPYYARLGPHTVLTFIFLEQMNRLYKTHVLDR, from the exons ATGGCGCAGGCGAAGCCCAAGACCTCCCCGAAGGCCATCAAGTTCCTGTTCGGGGGCTTGGCCGG GATGGGGGCGACGGTGTTCGTCCAGCCACTGGACCTGGTGAAGAACAGGATGCAGCTGAGCGGTCAGGGGACGACGGCTCGAGAGTACAAGACCAGCTTCCACGCTCTGTTCTCCATCCTGAAGAACGAGGGAGTCGGCGGCATCTACACCGG TCTGTCCGCAGGTCTGCTGCGTCAGGCGACCTACACCACCACCCGCCTGGGCATCTACACCATCCTGTTTGAGAAGATGACCGGAGAGGACGGCCGGCCGCCAAACTTCTTCCTCAAG GCTCTGATCGGTATGACGGCTGGTGCCACAGGAGCGTTTGTGGGGACGCCGGCGGAGGTGGCTCTGATCAGGATGACGGCGGACGGCCG TCTGCCAGCGGACCAGAGGAGAGGATACAGCAACGTCTTCAACGCCCTGGCTCGGATCACCCGAGAGGAAGGACTCACCACGCTGTGGAGG GGGTGTATTCCCACCATGGCCCGAGCGGTGGTGGTGAACGCAGCTCAGCTGGCCTCGTACTCCCAGACCAAACAGGCTCTGCTGGACtcag GATACTTCGGTGACGACATTCTGTGTCACTTCTGCGCCAGTATGATCAGTGGCCTCGTTACCACGGCAGCGTCGATGCCGGTGGACATCGTGAAGACGAG GATCCAGAGCATGAGGATGATTGACGGGAAACCCGAGTACAAGAACGGTTTG GACGTCCTGATGAAGGTGGTGGGGAAGGAGGGCTTCTTCTCGCTCTGGAAAGGTTTCACACCGTACTACGCCCGCCTCGGCCCCCACACCGTCCTGACCTTCATCTTCCTGGAGCAGATGAACCGCCTCTACAAGACCCACGTCCTCGACCGCTAA
- the LOC133420300 gene encoding motile sperm domain-containing protein 1-like, which translates to MRSDGHEGRCAGQGSAAAPLPVFLFPGELVFHSDQRSSHRRVLTLYNPYGFTIRFKTWCTAPSLYRVVEAEGSVAAKSCVDLVVRHLDVSPHNWGRRDRFRMEVRGGGQVGEREIWAELREGDGGEEGEEERRSRQRGGGVERQKKLPAFSPLSPLLVPTQTRLRLPTCPAVSSVYQWVLCVLLAVLCVAVLMLPLHTDSSSVVPRCLHVSTNQKLVCAYTLGLLTMVLLR; encoded by the exons ATGAGGAGCGACGGCCATGAGGGACGATGCGCTGGGCAGGGGAGCGCGGCGGCGCCGCTGCCCGTCTTCCTGTTCCCCGGCGAGCTGGTGTTCCACTCGGACCAGAGGAGCTCCCACCGCAGGGTCCTGACGCTCTACAACCCCTACGGCTTCACGATCCGCTTCAAGA CCTGGTGCACGGCCCCCTCCCTATACAGGGTGGTGGAGGCTGAAGGCAGCGTCGCCGCCAAGTCCTGCGTAGACCT GGTGGTGCGTCACCTCGACGTCTCCCCTCACAACTGGGGCCGCAGGGACCGGTTCCGCATGGAGGTCAGAGGAGGGGGCCAGGTGGGAGAACGGGAGATCTGGGCGGAGCTGAGAGAGGGCGACGGGGGagaggaaggagaagaagagaggaggagcagacaacgaggaggaggagtggaGAGGCAGAAGAAGCTACCTGCTTTCAGTCCTCTGTCTCCTCTGCTGGTGCCGACGCAGACGCGCCTGCGGCTTCCTACCTGTCCAG ctgtcAGCAGTGTGTATCAGTGGgtgttgtgtgtgttgttggCAGTGCTGTGTGTTGCAGTGTTGATGCTCCCCCTCCACACTGACAGCAGCTCCGTGGTTCCACGCTGCCTCCACGTCTCCACCAACCAGAAGCTGGTCTGTGCCTACACTCtag GTCTTCTCACCATGGTGTTGCTCCGCTAA